In Elusimicrobiota bacterium, one genomic interval encodes:
- a CDS encoding O-acetylhomoserine aminocarboxypropyltransferase/cysteine synthase family protein yields the protein MAEKRTFGFETRMVHAGHIPDSDTGARAVPIYQTTSYVFNDTRHAAQLFEIKQYGNIYSRINNPTTAVFEERVASLENGTGAVAVASGMAAQLAAIMTLLEPGDEIVASAHLYGGTITQFTHTFKKLSIKVHFVEPGDLANWERAITPKTKMLYGETIGNPRGSILDLEALGKLAAAHKIPLMIDNTFATPYLCRPIDWGASIVVHSATKFIGGHGTSIGGVVVDSGSFNYGRFPTITDPSPSYHGLRFYDTFGHYGFLTKLRLETVRDTGASIAPMNSFLLIQGLETLSVRMDRHVTNALTVAKFLQNHPRVAHVFYAGLPDHPDYQRAKKYLPKGPGAVFSFELKAGALEAREAGRRFIESLQLFSHLANVGDCRSLVIHPASTTHQQLTDEELSACGVSPSTIRLSIGLETPEDLLWDLDQALLAASD from the coding sequence ATGGCTGAAAAGCGAACCTTCGGATTTGAAACCCGCATGGTGCATGCCGGGCATATTCCCGATTCGGACACGGGCGCGCGGGCCGTGCCGATTTATCAGACAACGTCCTACGTTTTTAACGACACCCGCCACGCCGCGCAGCTCTTTGAGATCAAACAGTACGGCAACATTTACAGCCGCATCAACAACCCTACCACCGCTGTCTTTGAGGAACGGGTCGCTTCGCTGGAAAACGGCACGGGAGCGGTGGCGGTGGCCAGCGGCATGGCCGCCCAGCTGGCGGCTATTATGACGCTGCTCGAACCCGGGGATGAAATCGTCGCCTCCGCGCACCTCTACGGCGGGACGATCACCCAGTTCACACACACCTTTAAAAAACTCTCCATTAAGGTGCATTTTGTTGAACCGGGAGACCTGGCCAACTGGGAACGCGCCATCACACCCAAGACCAAGATGCTCTATGGCGAAACCATCGGCAACCCGCGCGGCAGCATCCTCGATTTGGAAGCGCTGGGGAAACTGGCCGCGGCGCACAAAATCCCGCTCATGATTGACAATACCTTTGCCACCCCTTATCTGTGCCGGCCCATCGACTGGGGCGCCTCCATCGTGGTCCATTCCGCCACTAAATTTATCGGCGGGCATGGAACGAGCATCGGCGGCGTGGTGGTTGATTCTGGATCGTTTAACTACGGCCGGTTCCCGACCATCACCGATCCGTCGCCATCCTACCACGGTCTGCGTTTTTACGACACCTTCGGCCATTACGGCTTTTTGACCAAGCTTCGCCTGGAGACGGTGCGCGACACCGGCGCCAGCATCGCGCCGATGAACTCGTTCCTGCTGATTCAAGGACTGGAAACGCTCTCGGTCCGGATGGACCGGCATGTGACCAACGCGCTGACGGTGGCGAAATTCCTGCAGAATCACCCGCGCGTGGCCCATGTGTTCTATGCGGGGCTGCCGGATCATCCGGATTATCAACGCGCCAAAAAATATCTCCCGAAAGGGCCCGGCGCTGTTTTTTCGTTTGAACTCAAAGCGGGGGCTCTCGAGGCGCGCGAGGCGGGCCGGCGGTTCATCGAATCGCTGCAGCTGTTTTCGCATCTGGCCAATGTGGGCGATTGCCGCAGCCTGGTGATCCATCCGGCCTCGACGACCCACCAGCAGCTGACCGACGAGGAGCTGAGCGCCTGCGGCGTCTCTCCTTCGACGATCCGATTATCGATTGGACTTGAAACCCCGGAGGACTTGTTATGGGATCTGGATCAGGCTCTTCTTGCAGCATCCGACTGA
- the metW gene encoding methionine biosynthesis protein MetW gives MSTPPKRLDHQVIVGMVHEGSRVLDLGCDEGDLLERLRDEKKANVQGVELNQQAIYKCIAKGLSVVHSDLDSGLVGFPDQSFDYVILNQSLQEVRNIDLLLRESFRVARRTIVGFSNFGALTARWQLGVLGRAPVTGSLPYSWHDTPNLRFLTIRDFRHYCATHQIQVRRAVFLGRNHRTRLFPNLFADQAILELVAKK, from the coding sequence ATGAGCACCCCTCCGAAGCGGCTGGACCATCAAGTCATCGTCGGGATGGTCCATGAAGGATCCCGGGTCCTCGATCTCGGATGCGACGAAGGCGATCTGCTGGAACGGCTGCGGGACGAAAAAAAAGCGAATGTCCAGGGCGTTGAATTGAACCAGCAGGCCATTTACAAGTGCATCGCCAAGGGCCTGAGCGTCGTGCACAGCGATCTGGACAGCGGCCTGGTCGGGTTCCCGGACCAGTCGTTCGACTATGTCATCCTCAACCAGAGCCTGCAGGAGGTCCGGAACATTGATCTGCTTCTGCGGGAGTCGTTCCGGGTGGCGCGCCGAACCATCGTCGGATTTTCCAATTTCGGAGCGCTGACCGCCCGGTGGCAGCTGGGGGTTCTCGGCCGCGCACCCGTCACCGGTTCGCTCCCTTATTCTTGGCACGACACTCCCAACCTGAGGTTCTTGACCATCCGGGATTTCCGTCACTACTGTGCCACGCATCAGATCCAGGTTCGCCGGGCTGTTTTCCTGGGCCGGAATCATCGCACACGGTTATTCCCCAATCTGTTCGCTGATCAGGCGATTCTCGAGCTGGTGGCGAAAAAGTGA
- a CDS encoding RuBisCO large subunit C-terminal-like domain-containing protein, giving the protein MISGKRFKVHYRLAGLLDETAARAVASDIALEQTVELPDDLIPSQTIRHSVVGQIESLERQDDHTFETVISYAEETTGNQIPQFLNVLFGNCSIKPNIRVQRLELPEGLFDCFRGPRFGVEGLRQRLGVPERPLLCTALKPMGLNAKELADLAYRFALGGIDLIKDDHGLADQPFARFDERVERCAAAVAQANRETGGHSLYFPNVSLSSSDFPRHLRFAQSAGAGGFLISPGLTGFDAMRRIAENDEWDLPILMHPAFLGSFVTHPDNGLSHFALFGQLARLAGADGSIFPSFGGRFSFSQAECAEIAEGCAAPMGHFKRIFPVPGGGMSLERVPEMLSVYGRDVIFLIGGALFRHGPDLTANARHFRERVERSLPAETTRT; this is encoded by the coding sequence ATGATCAGCGGGAAGCGGTTCAAAGTCCATTACCGGCTGGCGGGCCTTCTCGATGAAACCGCGGCGCGCGCGGTGGCCAGCGATATCGCGCTGGAACAAACGGTTGAACTCCCCGACGATCTGATCCCCTCCCAAACCATCCGCCACTCCGTGGTGGGGCAGATCGAATCCCTGGAACGTCAAGATGATCACACCTTTGAAACCGTGATCAGTTACGCCGAGGAAACCACGGGAAACCAGATTCCGCAATTTTTGAACGTTCTCTTCGGCAACTGCAGCATCAAACCCAATATCCGCGTTCAGCGGCTGGAGCTGCCGGAAGGTCTTTTTGACTGTTTCCGCGGGCCCCGTTTCGGAGTGGAGGGACTGCGGCAGCGGCTCGGCGTTCCGGAACGCCCGCTGCTGTGCACCGCGCTCAAACCCATGGGGCTGAACGCGAAGGAACTGGCGGATCTCGCGTATCGCTTCGCGCTGGGTGGAATCGATCTGATCAAGGATGACCACGGGCTGGCGGACCAGCCCTTTGCCCGTTTTGACGAGCGCGTGGAACGCTGCGCCGCCGCGGTGGCGCAGGCCAACCGGGAAACCGGCGGGCATTCTCTTTATTTTCCGAATGTCTCGTTGTCGTCCTCTGATTTCCCCCGCCATCTTCGTTTCGCCCAATCGGCCGGGGCGGGCGGCTTTCTCATCTCGCCCGGCCTGACCGGTTTTGACGCGATGCGCCGGATCGCAGAAAACGACGAGTGGGACCTGCCGATTCTCATGCATCCGGCTTTTCTCGGTAGTTTTGTGACGCATCCTGACAACGGCCTGTCGCATTTCGCATTGTTCGGCCAACTGGCCCGGCTGGCCGGCGCCGACGGCAGTATTTTCCCGAGCTTCGGAGGGCGGTTCTCCTTCAGCCAGGCGGAATGCGCCGAGATTGCCGAAGGATGCGCCGCTCCTATGGGGCATTTCAAACGGATTTTCCCGGTCCCCGGCGGCGGGATGTCACTCGAGCGGGTCCCGGAGATGCTGTCGGTCTACGGACGCGACGTTATTTTTCTGATCGGCGGAGCGCTGTTCCGCCACGGGCCGGATCTGACGGCCAATGCGCGGCACTTCCGGGAACGGGTCGAACGTTCATTGCCTGCGGAAACAACGCGGACATGA
- a CDS encoding CoA-binding protein, with protein MGSGSGSSCSIRLNSSLPPEYRGRYQNEDVIRDLITDSRTIAIVGASTDWQKASYFVMAYLLYFDYRIIPVNPKAQSILGQRCYPDLKSIPEPVDLVDIFRPSGEVLDITKQAIAIHAKAIWTQLRIVALDAGELAEKAGLKVVMDKCVKMEHGRFSGTLHWAGMNTEIVSARKKRPSPRT; from the coding sequence ATGGGATCTGGATCAGGCTCTTCTTGCAGCATCCGACTGAATTCGTCGCTGCCCCCGGAGTACCGGGGACGCTACCAGAACGAAGACGTCATCCGCGATTTGATTACCGATTCGCGAACGATCGCCATCGTTGGCGCGTCCACGGACTGGCAAAAGGCGAGCTACTTCGTCATGGCGTACCTCTTATACTTTGACTACCGCATTATCCCGGTCAACCCCAAAGCGCAGTCCATCCTCGGGCAACGTTGTTACCCTGATTTAAAATCCATCCCCGAACCGGTGGATCTGGTCGACATCTTTCGTCCCTCCGGAGAAGTGCTCGACATCACGAAGCAGGCCATCGCGATTCATGCGAAAGCCATCTGGACGCAGCTGCGCATCGTGGCGTTGGATGCGGGAGAACTGGCTGAAAAGGCGGGGCTAAAAGTGGTGATGGATAAATGCGTCAAGATGGAGCACGGCCGTTTCAGCGGGACGTTGCACTGGGCCGGAATGAATACCGAGATTGTCAGCGCCCGCAAGAAACGGCCAAGTCCAAGGACTTAA
- a CDS encoding cupin domain-containing protein, translated as MILRFCQKKKQYRWGRLPVLAYKEEGTHFKRIRRQILFGEAQGFCSQLRYFEIASGGHSTLERHRHVHGVMILRGTGKVLIGKDILTVRPFDILYIPPRQWHQFRAGSGPAFGFLCLVNCDRDRPERPTVAALKHLCRTATVSRFIRT; from the coding sequence ATGATCCTCCGGTTTTGCCAGAAGAAAAAGCAGTACCGCTGGGGCCGGCTCCCTGTGCTGGCCTATAAAGAGGAAGGCACCCATTTCAAGCGCATCCGCCGGCAAATCCTCTTTGGAGAAGCGCAAGGCTTCTGCTCGCAGCTGCGCTATTTTGAGATCGCCTCCGGCGGTCATTCCACGCTCGAACGTCATCGGCATGTGCACGGGGTGATGATCCTCCGCGGGACGGGCAAGGTCTTGATCGGAAAGGATATCCTGACCGTGAGGCCTTTTGATATTTTGTATATTCCGCCGCGCCAATGGCATCAGTTCCGCGCCGGCTCAGGGCCAGCGTTCGGATTTTTGTGTCTGGTGAATTGCGACCGCGACCGGCCGGAACGGCCGACGGTGGCGGCCCTGAAACACCTGTGCCGGACAGCGACTGTTTCACGGTTTATTCGAACCTGA
- a CDS encoding homoserine O-acetyltransferase, with amino-acid sequence MANLWQRHFENKIPDPTPAPATEPSEDPPGSAGIVKTHYFRLADAHDAIRLESGLTLDQVTLAYETYGTLNPEKTNAILIEHAFSGDAHAAGFHEGASTPGWWDTMIGPGKAFDTNRYFVICTNVIGGCKGSTGPSSIDPETKKPYGLTFPVITIADMVEAQRHLIDHLGLSRLLCVAGGSMGGMLALQWVASYPERVRSSIPIATTLHHSPQQIALDEVGRQAIMADPAWAKGDYYETGQPERGLAVARMIGHITYMSAQSMEEKFSRKLKEKNYSFSFNADFEVEGYLRYRGDNFVKRFDANSYLYITKAMDYFDLSGDKLIPSGKTIDTRFLVLAFQSDWLYPAPQSQEIVRVLRGQNVDASYCEIASTYGHDAFLLEIDEQTPLIRHFLEKTFRDAQPDASR; translated from the coding sequence ATGGCGAACCTCTGGCAACGGCATTTCGAAAATAAAATACCGGATCCCACTCCGGCACCCGCAACGGAACCTTCGGAGGATCCGCCGGGAAGCGCTGGAATTGTCAAAACCCACTACTTCCGGCTGGCGGACGCGCACGACGCGATCCGCCTGGAGTCCGGCCTGACGCTGGACCAGGTGACGCTCGCCTATGAAACCTACGGAACGCTCAACCCGGAGAAAACAAACGCCATCCTGATCGAGCACGCGTTCTCCGGCGACGCGCACGCCGCCGGCTTTCACGAAGGGGCCTCCACCCCCGGCTGGTGGGACACCATGATCGGCCCCGGAAAAGCGTTCGACACCAACCGATATTTCGTCATTTGCACGAACGTGATCGGCGGCTGCAAAGGGAGCACCGGCCCCTCCTCGATCGATCCGGAAACCAAAAAACCTTACGGGTTGACGTTTCCAGTGATCACCATCGCGGACATGGTGGAAGCTCAGCGCCACTTGATTGATCATCTGGGTCTGTCCCGCCTGCTCTGTGTGGCCGGCGGCTCCATGGGAGGCATGCTGGCTCTCCAATGGGTCGCGTCGTATCCGGAACGCGTCCGCAGCAGCATCCCGATCGCCACCACGCTGCATCACTCGCCCCAGCAAATCGCGCTGGACGAAGTGGGCCGCCAGGCCATCATGGCGGACCCGGCCTGGGCCAAAGGGGATTACTACGAAACCGGCCAACCGGAGCGCGGCCTGGCCGTCGCCCGCATGATCGGACACATCACCTACATGAGCGCCCAGTCGATGGAGGAAAAATTCTCCCGCAAACTGAAGGAGAAAAACTACAGCTTCAGTTTTAACGCGGATTTTGAAGTCGAGGGGTATCTCCGGTACCGGGGCGACAATTTCGTCAAACGCTTCGATGCCAATTCCTATCTCTATATCACCAAGGCGATGGATTACTTTGACCTGTCCGGGGACAAATTGATCCCGTCAGGGAAAACTATTGATACGCGGTTTCTGGTGCTGGCCTTCCAGTCGGACTGGCTATATCCGGCTCCCCAGTCCCAGGAAATTGTCCGGGTCCTGCGCGGCCAGAATGTGGACGCGTCCTACTGCGAGATCGCCTCGACCTATGGCCACGATGCGTTCCTTCTCGAAATCGACGAACAAACCCCTCTCATCCGCCATTTTTTGGAGAAAACATTCCGCGACGCGCAACCTGACGCTTCCCGATGA